A single Methanolobus sp. ZRKC5 DNA region contains:
- a CDS encoding ferritin-like domain-containing protein produces MGTKGVEILENLGLDIADLIESLNKALADEWLAYYQYWVGSKIVKGPMREAAAAELIEHATDELRHADMLSNRIMQLGGTPVLSPEEWMKKGNCGYESPEDPFVKRILEQNIKGEQCAIQVYNSILAKVKDKDPVTYEIILQILTDEIEHEDDLQSVLEDIELIQKQ; encoded by the coding sequence ATGGGAACAAAAGGCGTGGAAATTTTAGAGAATTTGGGACTGGACATAGCAGACCTGATAGAATCATTAAACAAGGCATTGGCCGATGAATGGCTTGCATACTACCAGTATTGGGTAGGATCAAAGATCGTTAAGGGCCCTATGAGAGAAGCTGCTGCTGCAGAACTCATCGAACATGCAACTGACGAGCTCAGACATGCAGATATGCTTTCTAACAGGATCATGCAGCTTGGAGGAACACCTGTACTCTCACCTGAAGAATGGATGAAAAAAGGTAACTGCGGATACGAATCACCTGAAGATCCATTTGTAAAGAGAATTCTGGAACAGAACATAAAAGGTGAACAATGTGCAATTCAGGTCTATAATTCCATACTTGCAAAAGTAAAAGATAAGGACCCTGTCACATACGAAATAATACTGCAGATCCTCACCGACGAGATCGAGCACGAGGACGACCTTCAGTCTGTTCTCGAAGATATTGAACTTATCCAGAAACAATAA
- a CDS encoding peroxiredoxin gives MEEEIVTMPLIGDDAPSFKAKTTMGEINFPKDYKGKWVILFSHPADFTPVCTTEFMTFATMQEEFRELNTELIGLSIDSIYAHIAWLRTIKEKIVYKGMKNIEVNFPVIEDLKMDVAKKFGMVQPNASDTQAVRAVFMMDPKAKVRAILYYPLSNGRNMDEIKRLILAMQKSDSENIATPANWQPGDDVIIPPPGSCGTAKERVETEEEGKYCLDWFMCLKKQS, from the coding sequence ATGGAAGAAGAAATAGTAACAATGCCACTTATAGGCGATGATGCACCGTCATTTAAAGCAAAAACAACAATGGGAGAAATCAATTTTCCAAAAGACTACAAGGGAAAATGGGTAATCCTTTTCAGTCATCCTGCTGATTTTACCCCAGTGTGTACAACTGAATTCATGACCTTTGCAACGATGCAGGAAGAATTCAGAGAATTAAATACAGAACTTATAGGACTTTCCATTGACAGTATCTATGCACACATTGCATGGTTGCGAACCATCAAAGAAAAGATCGTGTACAAGGGAATGAAAAATATCGAAGTTAATTTCCCGGTTATTGAAGATCTTAAGATGGATGTTGCAAAGAAATTCGGAATGGTGCAGCCAAATGCGTCAGATACCCAGGCAGTAAGAGCAGTATTTATGATGGACCCAAAAGCAAAGGTAAGGGCAATCCTGTACTACCCACTTTCCAATGGTAGGAACATGGATGAGATCAAGAGACTGATTCTGGCAATGCAGAAATCCGATTCAGAAAATATCGCAACCCCTGCAAACTGGCAGCCAGGAGATGATGTGATCATTCCACCACCAGGATCATGCGGAACTGCAAAGGAAAGGGTTGAGACAGAAGAAGAAGGAAAGTACTGCCTGGACTGGTTCATGTGCCTCAAGAAACAGTCTTAA
- a CDS encoding Fur family transcriptional regulator, translating into MKKADIKYTNQRIEILDFLREFDGHPTVDDVYEGVRQKLTRISKATVYSNLKFLAEKGLIKEVNIKGVSRFESNLIPHHHTICIECGEITDYESEELSDYAMKIAEKIDDFKIESADTNFYGICKKCMEME; encoded by the coding sequence ATGAAAAAGGCAGACATCAAGTACACAAACCAGCGAATCGAGATATTGGATTTTCTCAGAGAATTTGATGGTCATCCCACTGTCGATGATGTCTATGAGGGAGTAAGGCAAAAACTAACGCGAATCAGCAAAGCCACAGTTTATAGTAACCTAAAGTTTCTGGCTGAAAAGGGCCTGATCAAGGAGGTGAACATTAAGGGAGTTTCGAGGTTTGAATCCAATCTGATACCTCACCACCACACAATATGCATAGAGTGCGGAGAAATAACAGACTACGAATCGGAAGAACTTAGCGATTACGCTATGAAGATAGCAGAAAAAATAGATGACTTTAAAATAGAATCAGCAGACACTAACTTTTACGGAATATGCAAGAAATGTATGGAGATGGAGTAA
- the xth gene encoding exodeoxyribonuclease III, which translates to MTNTRIISWNVNGIRAVHKKGFLDWFNEEKPDILCIQETKARREQLPSEMLEIDGYHNYFASAEKKGYSGVALYTKKEPINIKCGFGIEKFDSEGRVQIADYGEFVLFNIYFPNGKASAERLAYKMEFYDAFLEYANTLKSRGKKLIICGDVNTAHKEIDLARPKDNEKVSGFLPSERAWIDKLMDKGYVDTLRMYNTEPDNYTWWSMRTRARERNVGWRIDYFFASENIKDQIKDAFILPDVMGSDHCPIGIDLEL; encoded by the coding sequence ATGACCAATACCAGGATAATTTCATGGAATGTTAATGGCATCAGGGCAGTTCACAAAAAAGGTTTTCTTGACTGGTTCAATGAAGAAAAACCTGATATACTTTGTATTCAGGAAACAAAAGCCCGCAGGGAACAACTTCCCTCCGAGATGCTTGAAATCGATGGCTATCATAATTATTTTGCTTCTGCCGAGAAAAAAGGTTATAGTGGAGTGGCACTCTACACTAAAAAAGAACCAATTAACATCAAATGTGGATTTGGTATCGAGAAATTTGATAGTGAGGGCCGCGTCCAGATTGCTGATTACGGTGAGTTCGTTCTCTTCAACATATATTTTCCTAATGGCAAAGCGTCTGCTGAAAGACTTGCATATAAAATGGAGTTCTATGATGCTTTTCTTGAATATGCCAACACGCTCAAATCCAGAGGTAAGAAACTCATAATATGTGGCGATGTTAATACTGCCCACAAGGAAATTGACCTGGCCCGTCCAAAAGACAACGAGAAGGTTTCAGGTTTCCTGCCTTCAGAGCGTGCCTGGATCGATAAACTCATGGACAAGGGTTATGTGGACACTCTGAGGATGTATAATACTGAGCCAGATAATTATACCTGGTGGAGCATGCGGACAAGGGCAAGAGAAAGAAACGTTGGTTGGAGAATTGATTACTTCTTTGCAAGTGAAAATATCAAAGATCAGATAAAAGACGCATTCATTTTGCCTGATGTTATGGGTTCTGATCATTGTCCCATAGGTATTGACCTTGAGTTATAA
- a CDS encoding TIGR00725 family protein — MIQIGVIGAGSCDDALRITAEEVGAEIAKSNAILLCGGHGGVMEASASGAKREGGTTIGILPGESRISANAYIDIAIVTDMGHARNVIIARSADVLIAVGGEYGTLSEIAHSLKMGKTVITLESKWEIDGTVKAKSPKDAVMMAINSIK, encoded by the coding sequence ATGATACAAATAGGAGTCATTGGTGCCGGCTCATGTGATGATGCTCTGAGAATTACAGCAGAAGAAGTAGGGGCTGAAATCGCAAAAAGCAATGCAATACTGCTTTGTGGCGGGCATGGCGGAGTAATGGAAGCATCAGCATCTGGTGCTAAAAGAGAAGGTGGGACTACAATTGGCATTCTCCCCGGAGAGAGTCGTATAAGTGCAAATGCTTACATTGACATTGCGATCGTGACTGATATGGGGCATGCCAGAAATGTAATAATAGCACGATCTGCGGACGTATTGATAGCCGTTGGAGGCGAATATGGCACACTCTCAGAGATAGCGCACTCGCTTAAAATGGGGAAAACTGTGATCACACTTGAATCTAAATGGGAAATTGATGGCACTGTTAAAGCAAAAAGTCCGAAAGATGCCGTCATGATGGCAATTAACAGCATCAAATAA
- a CDS encoding DUF367 family protein translates to MAPDDEKDIKLFLYHAKQCDPKKCTGKKMAKFGLVTLSEKIERIPSRSILLDPMAEKALSPGDSTKKGITVLDCSWEEVERVFPQLLRMKLEHRALPYLVAANPVNFGRPFKLTSVEAFAAALYILGNKQQAEKVMSKFNWGHTFLELNHEPLEEYSEAKDSRDILRIQSEYM, encoded by the coding sequence ATGGCACCTGATGACGAAAAAGACATTAAACTATTTCTATATCATGCAAAACAATGTGACCCAAAAAAATGCACCGGCAAGAAAATGGCAAAATTTGGGCTTGTGACCCTTTCTGAGAAAATAGAAAGGATACCTTCAAGATCCATATTACTTGACCCTATGGCTGAAAAAGCTCTTTCACCCGGAGATAGTACTAAAAAAGGTATAACTGTTCTTGACTGTTCATGGGAAGAAGTTGAAAGGGTATTCCCACAACTCCTAAGGATGAAACTCGAACACCGTGCACTCCCATACCTTGTGGCTGCAAATCCCGTGAATTTTGGAAGACCTTTCAAACTCACATCCGTAGAAGCATTTGCCGCTGCACTATACATACTTGGAAATAAACAGCAGGCAGAGAAAGTCATGTCCAAGTTCAACTGGGGCCACACTTTTCTCGAGCTGAACCACGAACCTCTGGAAGAATACTCAGAAGCTAAGGATAGCAGGGATATCTTAAGGATACAAAGTGAATATATGTAA
- the minD gene encoding cell division ATPase MinD — MTATIFTIVSGKGGVGTTTAAINLSAALAGFAKNTLLIDTDIGMPTIGLMLGIEASKASLHDVLAGTAELKDAIYDGPNNLRVLPGSISLHSFLNSNTDVISEIVDDVKEKYDYIIIDSPTGINKNSILSISLADEIIQVVNPDIISLAGAMKIKTISDNMGKQFRGVIINRSGVTQNELSNERIETTLGLRILETIVEENSVKNSLAFKTPVVMKYPGSPVAVGFNRQAAEIAGIKSSVEDISTEVKEKKKKGKRFSLSKNKK; from the coding sequence ATGACGGCAACAATTTTTACTATTGTTTCAGGGAAGGGTGGTGTTGGCACAACTACAGCTGCTATAAATCTCAGTGCTGCACTTGCAGGATTCGCAAAAAATACTCTATTAATAGACACTGACATTGGAATGCCCACGATTGGGCTGATGTTGGGAATCGAAGCTTCAAAAGCAAGTCTTCATGATGTTCTTGCAGGGACTGCGGAGTTAAAAGACGCAATATATGACGGGCCTAATAATCTACGTGTCTTACCAGGAAGCATTTCTCTTCATAGTTTTTTAAATTCAAATACTGATGTTATCAGTGAGATCGTAGATGATGTAAAAGAAAAGTATGATTACATTATCATTGATTCTCCAACCGGTATCAACAAAAATTCAATTTTGTCCATATCACTTGCAGATGAAATCATTCAGGTAGTAAACCCTGACATCATCTCTCTTGCAGGCGCAATGAAAATAAAAACAATTTCTGACAACATGGGAAAACAGTTCCGTGGAGTCATCATTAACAGGTCAGGCGTTACTCAAAATGAGTTAAGCAATGAAAGGATAGAAACGACCCTTGGCCTCAGGATACTGGAAACCATAGTTGAAGAGAATAGCGTAAAGAATTCTCTGGCTTTTAAAACACCAGTTGTTATGAAATACCCTGGTTCACCAGTGGCTGTCGGCTTCAATCGGCAGGCAGCTGAGATCGCAGGTATAAAATCTTCGGTCGAGGATATTTCAACAGAAGTTAAGGAAAAGAAAAAGAAGGGCAAGAGATTCTCATTGTCAAAAAACAAGAAATGA
- a CDS encoding type II/IV secretion system ATPase subunit, which produces MSNISGDQTEDKDDTSGLPIEAMRVEYSESASERKEASSLNSEVSVEGAVEDMDHVFPAKHLIEENDVSIAEDEIEHQDIEDTDDEDDLLVTLMSADEDDVIDELAELILPDSEPVSIESLKSKLEDFYIPSYEDDVPYDKDSFWENIISEIYKEEPINDELFLDEEETGSLLDRASKLFSRNTLVMEPYNIVEHGPIVDLTIPADSPFKEVELYEVNPLYGYIRIAYDPESHEYQYQAIEAVLTEKEQELLEAIKLKFIETLDVNLKEISRKNAEAFLKENVVKYLQEYRINISPRKRERIMYHIVRDFVGYGEIDVLMRDQYLEDISCDGPNTPIYIYHKEYNSIPSNIEFPSDAVLDSFAIRIAQICGRHISIARPILDATMPDGSRIQMTLGREITTRGSTFTIRRFKDNPISPTNLVDFHTFSTAMMAYLWLSVESNKSLIFAGGTASGKTTAMNAVSLFIQPEMKIVSIEDTRELNLSHPNWIPGVTRQAFSGEDKGSIEMYELLRASLRQRPEYIIVGEVRGAEAYVLFQAMSTGHTTFSTMHADSVQSVVHRLENPPINVPRIMIQALDLVAIQVQVKVGGERVRRCKSLTEIVGVDPRTGELLTNDVFVWDAARDMFQYSGRSYVVEGVMESRGWTEEKVRDELKQRQNILEWARNKKISNFKDFAKIVVAYNREPEMIMKIVRQELDG; this is translated from the coding sequence TTGAGTAATATTTCAGGTGACCAAACTGAAGACAAGGATGATACAAGCGGTCTTCCAATTGAGGCGATGAGGGTTGAATACTCTGAATCTGCTTCTGAGAGAAAAGAAGCCTCTTCATTAAACTCTGAAGTCTCAGTTGAAGGCGCAGTTGAGGATATGGATCACGTATTTCCTGCGAAGCACCTCATTGAAGAAAATGATGTGTCTATTGCAGAGGATGAAATAGAACATCAGGATATTGAAGACACAGATGATGAAGATGATCTTTTAGTGACTTTGATGTCTGCGGATGAGGATGACGTTATCGATGAACTTGCAGAACTGATTTTGCCGGATTCAGAGCCTGTGAGTATAGAGAGTTTAAAAAGCAAGCTTGAAGATTTTTATATTCCTTCTTATGAAGATGATGTTCCATATGACAAGGATTCATTCTGGGAGAATATCATTTCAGAGATCTATAAAGAAGAACCTATAAATGATGAATTATTTTTGGACGAGGAAGAAACCGGTTCACTGCTGGATCGTGCCAGTAAACTATTTTCTCGTAACACTCTTGTAATGGAGCCTTATAATATCGTAGAACATGGGCCCATAGTAGATCTTACTATTCCTGCTGACAGTCCTTTCAAGGAAGTAGAGCTATACGAGGTTAATCCTTTGTATGGTTATATAAGGATTGCATACGACCCTGAATCTCATGAGTACCAATACCAGGCTATTGAGGCTGTTCTGACTGAAAAAGAGCAGGAACTTCTGGAAGCTATCAAACTGAAGTTCATTGAAACCCTTGATGTAAATCTAAAAGAGATCTCCCGTAAGAATGCAGAGGCATTTCTTAAAGAAAATGTTGTAAAATATTTGCAGGAATATCGTATAAATATCTCACCACGAAAAAGAGAGCGAATAATGTATCATATTGTTCGTGATTTTGTAGGTTATGGTGAGATCGATGTACTGATGAGGGATCAATACCTGGAAGATATTTCCTGTGATGGTCCGAATACTCCTATCTATATTTATCACAAAGAGTACAATTCAATACCGTCAAACATAGAATTCCCTTCAGATGCGGTATTGGATTCTTTTGCTATCAGGATTGCCCAGATATGTGGCAGGCATATATCGATTGCAAGGCCAATACTTGATGCTACTATGCCTGATGGTTCACGTATCCAGATGACACTGGGCAGGGAGATCACTACCCGTGGTAGTACTTTTACCATAAGGCGATTCAAAGACAATCCGATAAGTCCTACAAATCTTGTTGATTTCCATACATTTTCAACTGCAATGATGGCTTATCTATGGCTGTCTGTAGAGTCTAATAAAAGTCTGATATTTGCCGGAGGAACGGCATCTGGTAAGACCACTGCAATGAATGCAGTTTCACTTTTCATCCAGCCGGAAATGAAAATAGTTTCCATTGAGGATACAAGGGAGCTGAATCTCTCGCATCCAAACTGGATTCCCGGAGTTACCAGACAGGCATTTTCCGGTGAGGACAAAGGTTCCATTGAAATGTATGAGCTTCTAAGGGCGTCTTTGAGGCAGAGGCCTGAATATATTATTGTGGGTGAGGTTCGAGGAGCTGAAGCATATGTGCTTTTCCAGGCAATGTCCACAGGTCACACTACATTCTCAACAATGCATGCTGATTCTGTACAATCTGTGGTACACAGGCTGGAGAATCCTCCTATCAACGTGCCAAGGATTATGATACAGGCCCTTGATCTAGTGGCAATTCAGGTACAGGTTAAGGTTGGCGGTGAACGTGTAAGGCGTTGTAAATCACTTACGGAGATCGTAGGTGTGGACCCCCGAACAGGTGAACTTCTTACAAATGATGTTTTCGTCTGGGATGCTGCAAGAGATATGTTCCAGTATTCTGGCAGATCATATGTAGTCGAAGGTGTAATGGAAAGCCGGGGTTGGACTGAAGAAAAGGTTCGTGATGAGTTAAAACAACGGCAAAACATCCTGGAATGGGCACGTAATAAAAAGATTTCAAACTTCAAGGATTTTGCGAAGATAGTGGTAGCGTATAACCGTGAGCCGGAAATGATAATGAAAATCGTAAGGCAGGAATTGGATGGTTAA
- a CDS encoding type II secretion system F family protein, which produces MVNLYSVLAYNLFGKYYEKKRLDFFGLRHSLLRNRMDMAYDVYMSCALLSSIISAFISLIGVSLLLLVFGVPEIKATRIMFPAWVAPFLQYKSIVLGLVFGVIFTAVVFIIVYKLFQIYPSLMAGDRKRRIDSMLPYAVNYMSAMSGAGVLPVDLFRSLAINDIYGEMSVECRYLVRDLEILGHDLVSAMKNLAATTPSSALQDFLQGAITVVTSGGQLESYFRIKTDQYIMENRQSQKEFLETLGLMGETYVTAFVAGPLFLVVVISIMSIMGNAQMIYLYIIIYALIPIGSIMYVVVISMLTPEA; this is translated from the coding sequence ATGGTTAATTTATATTCGGTTTTAGCTTACAATCTTTTCGGCAAATACTACGAAAAGAAAAGACTTGATTTCTTTGGCCTTCGCCATAGTCTCCTGCGAAACAGAATGGATATGGCTTATGATGTCTACATGTCCTGTGCATTATTGAGTTCTATAATTAGTGCATTCATATCTCTTATTGGTGTTTCTTTACTTTTGCTGGTATTTGGAGTTCCTGAAATAAAGGCTACAAGAATTATGTTTCCCGCATGGGTTGCACCATTTCTGCAATACAAGTCCATCGTACTTGGACTGGTATTTGGAGTTATTTTCACTGCTGTGGTGTTTATAATTGTTTACAAATTGTTCCAGATATATCCTTCTTTAATGGCAGGTGACCGCAAAAGAAGGATCGACAGCATGCTTCCGTATGCTGTGAACTATATGTCAGCAATGTCGGGTGCAGGTGTACTTCCTGTTGATCTTTTCAGATCACTTGCAATTAATGATATCTATGGCGAGATGTCTGTTGAATGCCGCTATCTGGTACGTGACCTTGAGATCCTTGGTCATGATCTGGTTAGTGCGATGAAGAATCTTGCAGCCACAACTCCATCCAGTGCGTTGCAGGACTTTCTGCAGGGTGCAATTACGGTTGTGACTTCTGGAGGTCAATTGGAGTCATATTTCCGCATAAAGACTGATCAGTATATCATGGAAAACCGCCAGAGCCAGAAGGAATTCCTTGAGACACTGGGTCTTATGGGTGAAACCTATGTAACGGCTTTTGTTGCAGGTCCGCTTTTCCTTGTGGTGGTTATATCCATCATGTCCATTATGGGAAATGCACAGATGATCTACCTTTATATCATAATTTACGCATTGATACCAATTGGCAGCATAATGTACGTTGTAGTTATCAGTATGCTTACTCCGGAGGCATAA
- a CDS encoding type II secretion system F family protein, with protein sequence MKILDIFQRKLGSKELLTEEELSIIEDDLIDLKMEEATKNVLVKDFFKDPLKTLSINPEYTFVLSIPLALAFFAIGMAATWGTPIIDDVIIFTVLIAITPPSIAFHKKYKRTSTIEEYLPTFLRDVSEMSRAGLTLPNAVNTIAKGEYGALTKEVQGMDSAMSWGVSFEDSLRSFAVRISTPIIVRSVSLITQASTAGGRVSSVLEAAARDAREVKMLERERRGNMMVYVVITYMSFFVFIFVIAMLTATFVPTMAEAGKAASAAGAGSTFVGAFDPAAYTRLMLHASVIQGFMSGLVAGQMGEGSVSLGLKHSIILTLIAWFVFTFLI encoded by the coding sequence ATGAAAATACTTGATATTTTCCAACGGAAATTGGGTTCTAAAGAATTGCTTACAGAGGAAGAACTATCCATAATTGAAGATGATCTGATAGACTTAAAGATGGAGGAAGCAACGAAAAATGTGCTTGTAAAAGACTTCTTCAAGGATCCTCTCAAAACACTTAGCATAAATCCTGAATATACGTTTGTCCTGAGTATCCCTCTGGCATTGGCATTTTTTGCAATTGGGATGGCCGCTACCTGGGGTACGCCAATAATAGATGACGTTATCATTTTCACAGTTCTCATAGCAATAACACCTCCTTCCATTGCTTTTCATAAAAAATACAAAAGGACCAGTACAATTGAGGAATACCTTCCCACTTTCCTGAGGGATGTATCTGAAATGAGCAGGGCAGGATTAACTCTTCCAAATGCTGTCAATACTATTGCCAAGGGCGAATATGGTGCTCTGACCAAAGAAGTTCAGGGTATGGATTCTGCAATGTCCTGGGGTGTATCTTTCGAAGATTCACTGAGAAGTTTTGCAGTGAGGATATCAACTCCTATTATTGTAAGGTCAGTCTCCCTTATTACACAGGCAAGCACGGCTGGAGGTCGTGTATCTTCTGTTCTTGAAGCTGCTGCCCGTGATGCAAGAGAAGTGAAAATGCTGGAGCGCGAAAGGCGCGGTAACATGATGGTGTATGTGGTCATCACTTACATGTCATTCTTCGTTTTCATTTTTGTAATAGCCATGCTTACTGCTACATTCGTACCAACTATGGCAGAAGCGGGCAAGGCTGCATCCGCAGCCGGTGCAGGAAGCACGTTCGTTGGAGCTTTTGATCCGGCAGCGTACACTCGTCTGATGTTACATGCATCTGTCATTCAGGGATTCATGAGCGGACTGGTGGCAGGACAGATGGGAGAAGGTTCAGTGTCACTTGGTTTAAAACACTCTATTATATTGACACTGATTGCATGGTTTGTGTTTACTTTCCTGATCTGA
- a CDS encoding FumA C-terminus/TtdB family hydratase beta subunit, with protein sequence MEYKLTTPLKKEDISKLNAGDVVYLSGTIFTARDEAHARVLEMAEEKKELPFDLEGAVIYHCGPLMKETDDEWEVVAAGPTTSARMSKMTPKLLDIHEVRAFVGKGGMDNVKEAMENKAIYLAFTGGCAALAAISIEKVIKVHWLDLGMPEAVWELHVDNFGPLVVGIDSHNNDMFLEISKKAKAAYSKIE encoded by the coding sequence ATGGAATACAAACTTACCACACCATTGAAAAAAGAAGATATCAGCAAGCTCAATGCCGGTGATGTAGTTTATCTGAGCGGGACCATATTCACAGCCAGAGATGAAGCCCATGCCAGAGTCCTGGAAATGGCAGAGGAAAAGAAAGAACTGCCTTTTGACCTGGAAGGTGCTGTCATCTATCACTGCGGCCCCCTTATGAAAGAAACTGACGATGAATGGGAAGTCGTTGCCGCAGGGCCCACCACAAGTGCCCGAATGTCAAAGATGACACCAAAACTTCTCGATATACATGAAGTTCGTGCCTTTGTGGGAAAAGGCGGAATGGACAACGTTAAAGAAGCCATGGAAAACAAGGCAATTTACCTTGCCTTCACAGGCGGATGTGCGGCATTGGCCGCCATTAGCATCGAAAAAGTAATCAAGGTCCATTGGCTGGACTTAGGGATGCCGGAAGCTGTGTGGGAACTACATGTAGATAATTTCGGACCGCTCGTTGTTGGGATAGACTCACACAACAATGACATGTTCCTGGAAATTAGTAAAAAAGCAAAGGCGGCTTATTCTAAAATCGAATAA
- a CDS encoding fumarate hydratase: protein MSNPIERDTVVSAIVDILREAETVLPQDVVDSLQKAASEETSPVAKEQLEAILKNIEIASTRGVPMCQDTGILIFFVELGRKALLDFSLEDAILEGAKKATESIPLRPNAVDPITRGNSGDNSGMGIPDIKYELVEGSSIKITVAPKGAGSENMSAIKMLNPTEKDRIRNFVLETVLNAGGKPCPPIIVGVGIGGSFDKSARLAKSALLEDVDNMNEEERSLLEDINSLGIGPMGLGGKTTALAVHMKKAHCHTASLPVAVNIQCWANRHASVTLGGDE, encoded by the coding sequence TTGTCAAATCCAATAGAACGTGATACCGTTGTATCAGCCATTGTTGATATTTTAAGAGAGGCAGAGACCGTGCTGCCACAGGACGTTGTAGATTCGCTTCAGAAGGCTGCATCAGAAGAAACATCCCCTGTTGCAAAGGAGCAACTTGAAGCTATCCTTAAGAACATAGAGATAGCGAGTACCAGAGGAGTTCCCATGTGTCAGGACACAGGCATACTCATATTCTTTGTAGAACTTGGGCGCAAAGCCTTGTTGGATTTCAGTCTGGAAGACGCCATACTCGAAGGTGCGAAGAAAGCAACTGAATCTATCCCACTGCGCCCGAACGCTGTAGACCCGATAACTCGTGGAAATAGCGGAGATAACAGCGGAATGGGCATCCCTGATATAAAATACGAACTGGTTGAAGGAAGCAGCATCAAGATAACTGTTGCACCGAAGGGTGCAGGTTCTGAGAACATGAGTGCTATCAAAATGCTCAATCCAACTGAAAAGGACAGGATACGCAATTTTGTCCTTGAGACAGTGCTGAACGCAGGTGGCAAACCATGTCCCCCTATAATAGTTGGCGTAGGTATTGGCGGCTCCTTCGACAAATCTGCAAGACTTGCAAAATCAGCCCTGCTTGAGGATGTTGACAATATGAATGAAGAAGAGCGAAGTCTACTTGAGGACATCAACTCCCTTGGTATCGGACCAATGGGACTTGGCGGAAAGACAACAGCACTTGCAGTACACATGAAAAAAGCTCATTGTCATACAGCATCTTTGCCGGTGGCAGTGAATATCCAGTGCTGGGCCAATCGTCATGCTTCAGTCACCCTTGGCGGTGATGAATAA
- a CDS encoding winged helix-turn-helix domain-containing protein: protein MDITIAILKLAADGAKKTQIVYGANLNSTIANKYLIRLEEKELIEQKGNMFITTDKGRSYREMASELDIR from the coding sequence CTGGATATAACAATTGCTATCTTAAAGTTAGCTGCAGATGGGGCAAAAAAGACCCAAATAGTTTATGGAGCGAACCTGAATTCCACAATTGCAAATAAATATCTTATAAGACTGGAAGAAAAGGAACTCATCGAACAAAAAGGAAATATGTTCATTACAACCGACAAGGGTCGGTCGTATAGGGAAATGGCCAGCGAATTGGATATTCGCTGA